Part of the Henckelia pumila isolate YLH828 chromosome 2, ASM3356847v2, whole genome shotgun sequence genome is shown below.
aaataaactataatatatcaatcaaatcaattacTATAtttactatcattttttatttattttttattacattacattacttatctatatattatttatactaTCATTCAAACCAAACTGAGCCTATAGTACATTTACAAAATTTGATATGCTCAAATATATACAAGTTAAAGAATTCAGGCACAATTACATAGGAACTTATAATAAGTTAACTCTTCAAAGACTAGCTTGAATTACATAGGAACTTATAATAAGTTAACTCTTCAAAGACTAGACTAGCCAGTAGATGGGATAAACATGATAATAAATGTGTAAAGTGAGTGAATTTGCATGAACCCCACCTTAAAACCAGTACATGTGATGTCATGAATTATATGCAAAGAATTGGGCCATGGCATGATCCCCAATCAATAATGAGTCGAACCACGTGGTGACAACTGTACTTGGCCACCCTACCTACTTATATatctattattatatatatatctattattattatatatatatatatatatatatatatataatttattttgctttatttgaaaattttagcaCCTCTACTTTTCTCAGCAATAGGGGAGGATCCGGACAAGAATCAAGATAGTGCGTATTCTAATTTtggtttaatttaattaagtataGAATTGTATTAGTTATTTACTTCATTGTAAATTAAAATGTGTTCGATTGAATAAATGAATGAATTGGATTCATATTGTAcctcttaattattttatatattgtaaTTTTGTAGAATTATCTTGAAGTAATTACATGGTGTAATGCATCTAGCTTCTTAGAGCTTTAATAATGAGATACGAtcaatattttatatgatttcttgaaaaatatgtgctaatttattttttcatttgaaATTAAACATTTATACCTATTTATATATTGTACCCCGTGTACCACTATGTGTGAATTATGATGTAGATGTGGGAGTGTGGGGTTAAAgagtgagggattgggggaaCCAGAATGTTGCGACTGTGCATAGTTTGCACCCCACATCCTCCAATTATTACATGCATGCTCACTCATGCACTCTTTCGAACATAGACAATTTTAATTTCATATATGAATATAAAACTTTGACAAATTTCATTTATAATATTTGAGTCGCCTCAATTTGTCAAAGTTTGATTTCTTTTTAATCTTACATAATATTTGTTATATAACTTTTACGGTGTAATTTATTAATAGTATTTTTCATACACCTATCTAtctttttcataattttttcagCTCTGTTTTATTTAAAGTTCACATTTTTTcccttttatatttttttgtcaattaattaattttgtgagCACGTGaaaatcatatataataatTTCTAGTATACACACATATACGTATATTTGTGTGTGTtaacaaaaattttcttttgtgTAAAATATTTATAACATCAATATGTCAAATAAGTTACAATTACATCGTAAATAAGCGGAAGACTACTAGCTGCATTGTACATGTATTGCGTGTGTAACGTTATATACAATATTATGTTCCGTGTGTATAtagtataaatttatttttttcaagtatttgattttaatttttttttcaatttgataattttgtgggttttttttaaaaaaaatataaaatagaatGAGCATATCAAGAGATCACTAAGGTGCtcttgctatatatatatatatatataaatgttgcaattttaaaatttattaagaaTAGTATaacttataattttaaaaaaattaaaataaaaattaagaacCTAACATTGAAAGTTTGAAACATGGATATCATGGTTGCTCGATGATGAGTTGATGTCCTAATTTAGACCCTTCGTTGGGCCATAGTTTCCTtataattatttcaattttttttaaaaaagaattaTTTCCCAtttaacaaatatatattattggaAAAACAAAGTATATAGAATTAGTGATATAAGGATCTCAAAGAAGCACTTCCACATTCCCTCACCCTCCAAGCTCAGTTTCTTTCTTCAACAAATTCTCCTACAATCTTCCTTCAAAACAcacattctttttttttttctaaaaaaaaaaaatcaatcttgAATTTGTTGATTCTGGTTTTCTTGAGCTGAATTCTCGAAAGATATAAAGACAATACATGGGTTGGAGCATTAAACAGGACGTTTCTATTAACGGCGGAGTTGATTGGAGCCAGATTTTGCTCCGGCAAGGATCGGCGGCGGAGCTGGAAAAACCGCCGTCGATGCGGCGGCAACAGACGTCACAGCAGCCGGAGTTCTTGAAGTGTCCCAGGTGTGGTTCAACAAACACAAAGTTTTGTTACTACAATAATTACAACAAGTCTCAGCCACGCTATTTTTGCAAATCTTGTAAGAGGCATTGGACTAAAGGTGGCACCCTTCGAAATGTTCCGGTTGGCGGTGGCCGGAAAAGCAAACGGCCCAAGAAGTCCACCCCCGCCATCCCCATCTCCtcctccgccgccgccgccgcacAAGATTGCCCAAATGATCAGAAAACCATGTACTCCACTACTCCCTATCACAACCTTTCCCGTTCTCCCTCTCCCATGCTACGAGATATCCAGAAGACTTCCAATATGGCGGACGAAAATGGCACAAACAATACAAGAAATTCTCATGTGTCAGCATCTCAAATCGAGAGTACAGATCAGTGTCCATTCTCGAGTTTAGGCATATTTGATCTGAATTCTTGTTTAAATGTGTACCAAGACTACATGTGGAATCTTGATTCTGCAGTGGAATCCACCAATAATATCACCTCTGTAAATAACCCTGCCACAAGTAGTGTGCAGCAGTGGGTGACTGTGGAAAGCTGCAGTGATACAATGGACTTGGCCAATGACGACTGGAATTGGAATCATGAAATCGACGAGTTAGTTTCACCTGATCAGTTCAAATACATAATGGGATGATGCTCCAATTCTAAACAAGATTCAAGATATATATTAATGTATGAGTCATGTATATATTGTTGTATATGTATGTTTGAAGTtggtatttaattatatattatgatGATGGGTAGTGTGATTTAGCTTAAAGTTTGAAGCTGTCATTTTTGTACCAGCTTCGGTTTAGTCATGTGTGTTTGTTTCCTAATTGTTGGTTGCTTAATTTCTTTTGTGTTGTAAAAGACGGCCAAGGGTTTCATAGTATGGAGTTCCACAAAGAATTTTATTATAGCTAAGTTTTAAATTTGGTATTTTGAGGTGTTGGGTAGGAGTTAATAAATAGAACGATATCTCAATTGATATGGCATTTTTTTGGGTGATTTTAAAAGCAAAATCATGAGAATTTATGCTCAAACTAGACAATATCATACATTGTGGAGATATCCGATTTCGTTGTATACTTGCCTAACATGGTGTTAGACGAGGaatgtaataaaaaaacattatgAAAATTTATGTGGAGATTTATGAAGTTGGCGATGTGAGAGGGAAATGGGTATGGGACCAGTACTGTAAGCTGGGTGGGGTGAGTGAATATGTGATGGAAAATTGTTGTGGATATTGTGTATGGATATACGTTGAACAGTTTCTGTCCTGATTTGTTCTGATTCGTTGGAGGAGTCGTGCGTCGTGCTCTGTCTGTCATACACCAATTTGCAACTTGTAATAATGTATGAGATATTTAAGGCCTactatgttttatttatttgttagttAGTTGTTACTTTAATTTCTATGTATGTCTTTCTGATCACTAAGACCGTCTAGGCGGCGTCTAAGTGATAGGCGGTTGTCCACTTCCTCGATTTTTAGACAGTTGAAGCTTCTGGGAGTTATTACATTAATTGACCATTTATGCCGCCTAATCACCGTCTAGACGCCGCAAAATCTGCCTTATTaacttataatattttttagtcttTTAAAAAAGATTATTTGACATATTTGTCTATCAATTTGTATCGGATGAAACGAAAAATATGTCATTTATTTCGAGTTGAATTCGATAAcagaaattattggataaaCATTAAGATGAACAagaataattagatatttagactTGAAAAAACACCACTTAGGCAGGTAAATTAGATAAAGAGGAATTATTGGAGAAATATTAAGATGAATTTTACTagaataattagatatttatgcTAAAAAAAACTGCATAGGCAATCGCCTAACGGTGGGCGACCGTCCGCCTACCGCTTGTTAGAaccgctttttagaacattgtaTGGATGTATGACCGCACACAGCCTCCCCATAATTTTCAGTTTTTTTAATCcagttaattattttaaaaaacaaatatattctaaataaaaaaaatcataaatccgATTTtaagtaatatatatttaaaattaataatattatttaattttttgaacaagtattaagttgtaaataaaattaagtattatttatttaatataaaataagaaTACAGATAATGAGTAAACAGTGACACCTAAATAATGAAGCTGGTGTGCCGCGAGTGGACAATGGTATACTTGAAGTTGTTCTTCCTTCCGATGCACCTAGTTCCAGAAGCAGATCCAAAAATCTTGTCCATGGATGACAAAAAaccaaagataaaaaaaaagaaaaatttatctGTTTCAATTATATAAACTTGTTATTTTCTTTAAACTcataaattaagaaaaatcattgaaaaaataaatttacacacaaaattcatattttatttctaCTTGATTCATTCCAAAAATGGTTACACTTTTTTCAAAGCTTATTTAATAAGAGCATATTAATAAAAGAGTAGAAACAAGATTACTAAGGCTGCGTTTACTTGGAGTGATTATCATATCATAAGactattaataataattcatcccatgtttaattaaaaatttacaaaaattccTAAACTCAAGGGCCCGTTAATAATTAgatttgagcatgatttttaaTTCTTAATTTCATTAAGGATAATAAATGGAAAGAAAAATAGAAAACTCTTAATATACCCTtctttctaatttttttaatcatatttaaagtgcaaaattgtgaatttttgtttaataacaattataattacAATTTTAATAAATCACActaaacaaattattattttttaataacactctatatcatatctaattagtttaataatcacatttataaattatattttcacaATCTTATCAACATAAGCCTATAATCACATTTATaaacaaattatatatttttttgaaaggaTATAAGCTTATATATttgagaaaaacaaaaaaatattacctAAATAATCGAAACACAAACAAACTAAAAGATATATAGTTTTCATTGCACGTAATTAAACTATCATTCAGACAATGGACGCATACGTCCAGTCTCGGGTTCAAATTTTGCAGTTCCTCCACTCAATTTCCAAGTTTGGATATCAACAACGATCTCTTTAGCGTGTGTATGTTGAACTTCAGTTTTCCACACTCAACCTGGCTTTTGTTCATTGTGTTGAATAAAATATCTTTGGTCTTTATCATCAACATCAACCTTAAATTTGCCTACTGGTAGAGTCCATTGGACTCTAATCGCATTGCACCATCGTCTCAAACATCATGTGTTCGATTGTTAGAAAAAATCggttaatattatataaaacacaataaaataataatgaataatataaactTAACACCCCCAACCTCAACCCCGAAACAAAATCCCCAAACCCCAAAAGATGGAGCAATCCCATTACTGGGGAGACACACCAGAAGAAGAATTCTACGCCCAACATGGCATCAAATCCACCCAATCCTACTACACCTCCCCCAGAGGCCTCACCCTCTTCACCAAATCTTGGCAGCCGCCACCGTCCGCCCCTCCACGTGGCATCATCTGCATGATTCACGGCTACGGCAACTCCATCAGCTGGACTTTCCAGGCCACCGCCATCTTCCTCGCCCAGAATGGATTCTCCTCTTTCGCCCTCGACATCGAAGGCCACGGCCACTCGCAAGGCCTCAAGGCCTATGTCCCCAACGTGGACCTTGTTGTGGACGATTGCCTCTCCTTCTTCGAATCGGTGATTACCCAGAACCCCAATTTCGAGAACCTCCCGGTGTTCTTGTACGGGGAATCCATGGGCGGCGCAATCTGTCTGCTGATCCATTTCAAGAAACCCCTTTTCTTCAAAGGCGCCATCTTGCTCGCTCCCATGTGTAAAATCTCCGACAAAGTGAAGCCCAGATGGCCGATCCCGCAGATCTTGACCGCCGTCGCGAGATTTGCGCCCACTTTGGCCGTCGTTCCCACTGCCGATTTGTTGGACAAATCCGTCAAAGTCCCGGAGAAGAAGATCATCGGGATGAAGAATCCCACGAGGTATCAGGGGAGGCCGAGATTGGGTACGGTGATGGAACTCATAAGGATTACAGATTTAATCCATGGTAGGCTGAGTGATGTGGAGATTCCGTTTATTGTGATTCATGGAAGTGCGGATGTGGTTACGGATCCAGAGGTGAGCAGAGAGTTGTATGAATTGGCTAAAAGTGAGGATAAAACGATCAAGATTTACGAGGGGATGATGCATTCTTTGTTGTTCGGAGAAACCGATGAAAATGTGGCGATTGTTCGTGGGGATATCTTGAAGTGGCTGAATGATAGATGCTGAGTCCAGGTTTGTTGGATTCCGCAAACTTGTTTGTGGGTTCTTCGAGTCGGTCTCGCGTGGGTATTCAAAGGCATCGATTTGTTGCGAACGACTATACATTGATTATTCATCTTTGCTTAGAAAATATTTAACTCAAATTCAAATGATTAATATTGTGTACAATTATGTTATTCAAGTATATTCATcgtcattatattatattatacatcATATGTGAGTGGCTACCAGGTAGTTTTTCCCCAAATAATTAACTAAACCACGAACGAAACAAGATTCCAATGAAGCTACGTACGAGGTATTATTTCGCCACATCATAATTCACAAGGCATAGAGTGGCTCATAATTGTTGTGTTGTACGAGGTTCGCCAACAAAAGATATATGAAGTtacacataaaataattatgaaCAATTGAGTCTATCATAAAAGCATGATAACATCTCATTATCGACTGAGAAAGAAAACCCGCCTTGATCATTGGTGATATCCCGGGATATCACCAAACCCGAGTCAAGAAGAAGGGCCTGAGGTAACGGGGTATAAGCCCGGAAATACGGCCCGAGCAGAGAGTGCCCGAAGTGGTATCACACACCTAGGAGGAGTTAGGCGAGAAGCCCCGATGATGGGATAACCGGGTTTACCTATTTCTAGTGGTTATAAAGAGGACACGCCGAACTGTCGTGGGATGCCATTGTCCACAAGAATCATGTTTGTCAGGAACCATGCTTTGACTGTATGGCCGTCTCCCGAAATTACGAAATCCATCACTTCACATTAAATACTGTCGGACGTCCCATATCATGCAATCATTACTCTTGTTCAGGGACTTTCTATAAATACCAGGTCCCCGGGGGCCTGGTTGAGGTACATTATTATGTCCATTTCTCTTCATTTAAACACACTCAATTTCTCAAATTCCTAAGCTCACTCCATACATCTTAATCTGACTTAATCATCAGAGTGGCGACGTCGGAGGACCCTCCGGCGCTCCACTAACGGGTTTCCTTGTTTCTTGTGTGTAGACATCACTTGTAGAGGCGAGAAATTCCTTCATCTGGATTACCCGAGCTCTCACCCACGCAGTACCCGAAAACTCATTTTATGATATTCGCATCAATCATGAAGTTGCTCTCGAGTTTCGATAGTGTCTGTCCAAGAAATAATTATGTTAAAGGGTTTTATCGTTTTTCCTTGACATACGACATACTTGACGTATTTATTGAtgttaaatgttttttttcctAGTAAATACCTAGACATTGTCGATGTTGGCGTACGAACATTGTTGATGTGTCATTAtcatgaaaaaaatgaaatatcgTGCTTCATGCCTTACTATTTTTTATATCTCACGTATGATTGTGAATAACtttagatttgatcttatgatatatgaCAGGTTATAAGATTTTGAAACGTGAAAATATGTTCCTCCGTTTTATTGTGGGATGATCATATCAGTCACTTTTTGCAAGGAAGGAACCTCATTTCTCTCCATAATCATCTCATGACGTCTAATTAACTTATGAgggaaaaaaaataacaaaaaatattttaggtgtttGATAGATTGATACGATTATTATTTTAGGAAAAACTCTATTTTTGGTCATATAATTTTGTCGGTTTTAACTTTTAGccctatttttttttacaattttagtTTTTTCGTTGGAAATGTTAATGTGGCTTCATACACGTCAGCAACACATCAACATTGCATTGATGACATTCCAATGTCAAATTGGAAAAAAGAGTGAAATggtaaaattttgtgaaaaacaaAGATAACATACTACAactaaaatctttaaaaaaaatggacCAAAgtcttaaaaaaacaaataattttttctttctaaaaaaaaacatatatttttttccaaaaaaatatgttatgtatctttttttatttatcaaaatatgttttgtatcttaaaaatataaaatttgcttaaaaatgatcattattaatacatatatatataaattattaattaaggaGCTCGGGAAATAGTGAAAACATATTAAAATgggaatatatataaatatatatataaaaaaatttgctgTTATGAACCGCCAAAAATATAGTTTTGTTATGCTTCTGGCTTCACGCTCTAGTAAAACCAAGCAAATATAACAGTGAAGAATCTTGATTGTTGCAGAGGCAAAATCACGAAGAGAGCGAGATATTTAATCTCTACATGTAACTGCGAAGCCGCCTTCTCATTGGAACCCATGGTAATCCACTCTGAATTCGAAAATGATGGATATATATCAAGTGTTTTTGAAGTGAAATTGACGATTAATATATGAAAATTATTCGTGATTTGTTGTTTCATTGTGCCATTGTTGATTCTTTTCGGGGTGATTTGATACGGGAATGAATAAATTAAGATTGTATACACGAAGAGAGCATTTCTTGCAGTTTCTTTTTCATCCCGAAGAATGAATGTCCTGCGCGCTTTTCTGACGGATTTGTGATATGTTTTTTAAGTGGAGTTCATGATCGCGATGTGGGTAAACCAAGATTTGTTGTTTTATTGTTCTTTTCGGTGATTTGATGTGCAAATGAATGTCGATTGTGCAATATGTTCGTTTCTTGAAATTATTTTTCGGGAGTCAAATTAAGGGCTTGTATCTCTTGATTCGTGTGAAAAAATGGTGGATTTTAGTTAGCGTTGTAGGGTTCACAATTGACTAATCAAATGGCTAATCGTTTACTATTTGATCAATTACTGTATCTTTTGAGCAATGATTTGATGATGTTGAAGTACTTGCTTTGTGATTGATTCATACTTATAGGCAGAATCAAAGAAAGCTATCGGTATGGATGTATGGAACAGAGAATTCCAGGAAGTTACAGTTAGGAAGGAGGATATGAATAAATTGGTGATGAACTTTCTGGTGACCGAGGGTTTTGCAGATGCAGCTAAAACATTTGGATTCGAATCTGGGACTAAGCGTATCTTTTTCATGTTTTTTCTTGTTATAATCAATCTTTGTGTTTCTAGTGCTCTCCTATTTTGATGGATATCTTTGGTTTTCCTTATCTAAATACAGCAGATATAGATCTTGCAACTGTCAAAGCTGGTCGCATGGTAGTTAAGAAGGCGGTGCAAAACGGGCACGTGCTAGATGCTattgaaaaaattcataatttggACCCGGCGGTATGACTATTTCCTTTAATTTTGACTAAGATATCAAGTATTTTGTTTAGCGTGTTTGGTGATTTAGGTAGTAGACATGTTTGGCATCATATATGTTGAACATAGAAAATTTTACCATACTGGTAGCACTTCCCCTATTTTCTTGCCCGGtgctttaatttatttgtgattgTTATTGGTGCTTTAACTTATGATGCAGATTTTATACAAATATCCCAAAGCCCTCTTCAGTCTCGAACAACAATTTTTCATAGAACTGATACGGTATAGGAGAATAGAGGAGGCCATGATTTTTGCTCTTGGGGCACTTGCTCCAATGGCAGAGCAAAATGTAATCTTCTTATAATAGTTATTAACTTTATTATGTTGTCATTCATGCCTTCACAATCTTATTTGCCAGACCTTAGTGCTGTGTTGAAAGAATTCTCCTTtttgaaatatatgttatttcgTGATTTTGTCTTTCATGACAAATATCTGTAATATTAGCAGGGCTTTCTAGAGGAGTTCGAGAGGACATTTTCGCTGCTTGTTTTTTACGATGTCGCTAACAATCCTGTTAGTGACCTGCTAAAAATGTCACGGCGCAATGAGACTGCTAGGGTTGTGAATGAAGCCATCCTTATCAGCCAAACCAATGAAAAAGGTTAGCACTTGCCTGCCTGACAAAATTGTTGGGAGTTTCGAGTGAATGTGATTTCATGAAGAAATCAACTTTCCAGTTAAAACTTTTCGAGTGTTTCTTTTGAGACAGATGATATCTTGGAAAATCAAAGCTTTTCTAAATTGCTTCTCACTTTAATATTGTATGTCCCCGCATCACTTTATTGGATATTTCATGCAGAATTTTGTATGATGATTTTCAATTGACATTTTCTGAGTTCTATACGTTGGCGCGAAAAGAAAAGTAGTAACAATCTATTTCATTTTTGAAGTACCCAACACATTTATCTTTCCCTTACTTGTGATGTTAACAGAGGCAAAACTATATAGCTTACTGAAAATGCTGGCATGGGTGGACAAAGAGCTTGACAAGAAAGTTACATATCCAAGATTGCAAGATTTTTCTACCTGCGAACTTGAAGCAAGCGACATGATTTCAGGTTGCCATACCTTTAGCTTCTCATCGAGCCACCCGAATATATGAAGCTTGAAAGAACAAGACTTTTCACTTGGAACATGGTTGCATGTCCTGTCTGTTAATGATTCCAAACACTATAATTGTTGAAAATTTGAGGAAGCAGAAGTGGAAAAAGTTTGTAGTACGTTGATTCTTTAAGAATAGATGAGAAACCAAAAAACAAAGCAAttacttttctttttttttttttttttacatgacAATGGAAAATTCTTAAAATGAGAAAGACTTATAATTCAATTGTTGGGATATtaccattaaaaaaaatataaatgttgagatattttatttttcgaaaaaattgttagaaaatataatattttggtcCTGGACAGAGAGATTCCAGGAAACAAATTTCATGTCATCTGTAAATAATTTCCACACACAAG
Proteins encoded:
- the LOC140884974 gene encoding uncharacterized protein — its product is MGWSIKQDVSINGGVDWSQILLRQGSAAELEKPPSMRRQQTSQQPEFLKCPRCGSTNTKFCYYNNYNKSQPRYFCKSCKRHWTKGGTLRNVPVGGGRKSKRPKKSTPAIPISSSAAAAAQDCPNDQKTMYSTTPYHNLSRSPSPMLRDIQKTSNMADENGTNNTRNSHVSASQIESTDQCPFSSLGIFDLNSCLNVYQDYMWNLDSAVESTNNITSVNNPATSSVQQWVTVESCSDTMDLANDDWNWNHEIDELVSPDQFKYIMG
- the LOC140884133 gene encoding caffeoylshikimate esterase, translated to MEQSHYWGDTPEEEFYAQHGIKSTQSYYTSPRGLTLFTKSWQPPPSAPPRGIICMIHGYGNSISWTFQATAIFLAQNGFSSFALDIEGHGHSQGLKAYVPNVDLVVDDCLSFFESVITQNPNFENLPVFLYGESMGGAICLLIHFKKPLFFKGAILLAPMCKISDKVKPRWPIPQILTAVARFAPTLAVVPTADLLDKSVKVPEKKIIGMKNPTRYQGRPRLGTVMELIRITDLIHGRLSDVEIPFIVIHGSADVVTDPEVSRELYELAKSEDKTIKIYEGMMHSLLFGETDENVAIVRGDILKWLNDRC
- the LOC140884642 gene encoding protein GID8 homolog isoform X1 → MAESKKAIGMDVWNREFQEVTVRKEDMNKLVMNFLVTEGFADAAKTFGFESGTKPDIDLATVKAGRMVVKKAVQNGHVLDAIEKIHNLDPAILYKYPKALFSLEQQFFIELIRYRRIEEAMIFALGALAPMAEQNGFLEEFERTFSLLVFYDVANNPVSDLLKMSRRNETARVVNEAILISQTNEKEAKLYSLLKMLAWVDKELDKKVTYPRLQDFSTCELEASDMISGCHTFSFSSSHPNI
- the LOC140884642 gene encoding protein GID8 homolog isoform X4, with the translated sequence MAESKKAIGMDVWNREFQEVTVRKEDMNKLVMNFLVTEGFADAAKTFGFESGTKPDIDLATVKAGRMVVKKAVQNGHVLDAIEKIHNLDPAGFLEEFERTFSLLVFYDVANNPVSDLLKMSRRNETARVVNEAILISQTNEKEAKLYSLLKMLAWVDKELDKKVTYPRLQDFSTCELEASDMISGCHTFSFSSSHPNI
- the LOC140884642 gene encoding protein GID8 homolog isoform X2, encoding MAESKKAIGMDVWNREFQEVTVRKEDMNKLVMNFLVTEGFADAAKTFGFESGTKHIDLATVKAGRMVVKKAVQNGHVLDAIEKIHNLDPAILYKYPKALFSLEQQFFIELIRYRRIEEAMIFALGALAPMAEQNGFLEEFERTFSLLVFYDVANNPVSDLLKMSRRNETARVVNEAILISQTNEKEAKLYSLLKMLAWVDKELDKKVTYPRLQDFSTCELEASDMISGCHTFSFSSSHPNI
- the LOC140884642 gene encoding protein GID8 homolog isoform X3, which gives rise to MDVWNREFQEVTVRKEDMNKLVMNFLVTEGFADAAKTFGFESGTKPDIDLATVKAGRMVVKKAVQNGHVLDAIEKIHNLDPAILYKYPKALFSLEQQFFIELIRYRRIEEAMIFALGALAPMAEQNGFLEEFERTFSLLVFYDVANNPVSDLLKMSRRNETARVVNEAILISQTNEKEAKLYSLLKMLAWVDKELDKKVTYPRLQDFSTCELEASDMISGCHTFSFSSSHPNI